Sequence from the Torulaspora delbrueckii CBS 1146 chromosome 5, complete genome genome:
AGAGCGCCGGTACAATCTTTGTCTTAGCGCTGCTCTTCTCAGGTCAGAGCGCAGGTATAGTGTGCACTCTGAGCGGTCAAATGGTCAGCGAAGGCTTCCTAAATTGGACCGTCTCTCCAAGTATCAGACGTAGTGCTACAAGAGCAGTTGCCATCACACCGTGTTTGATCCTAGTTCTTGTCGCGGGCAGAAACGGTTTAAGCGGCGCTCTAAATGCTTCTCAAGTGGTTCTTTCACTACTACTACCGTTCGTATCGGCACCGCTAATCTACTTCACAAGTAACAGCACCGTTATGAGCGTTAGAGTGGACTCACATCGCGATGACTACTCGTTACAAGACCTCGGCGACACTGGCAGCTCCGGCCTTCTCGAAGAGCAAGACCACATTATTTACAAAGATATGAGCAACGGTATCTTCGTGAAGATTGCCGCTGTACTTACTTGGCTGCTGATCTCAGCTCTCAACTTCTACATGCTCATCAGCTTTTCGCGAGGCCAAGATGTTCATCTTTAAGCGGCGCGCTCTTACGATCGCCATCGCAGATCACTCTCATGACAAGACAAGAATGGCACCTGTTACAAATACAATCGTTTTCACTTCACAGAGCGATCCAGTTCTGGAGTGTCTGGAGAGTTTGCAACAGTGGCTTACCGATAATGTGCTTTGTAAGACTACAGTGACTGCCGAAAACCCTATCCAGTTGATCGTTCAGCGCATTTACCCAAGAGCACTAGTTGTTTGTCCAACGCATCAAATAGCCGAGCAAGTTTATGAAACACTCAACAAGGTCCCACTAGCCAAATCCCTAGCCTTTGACTATGCAGATGCCGACTACAGCGATTCGATGGACCGGCTACAAGTACCGAAGAGGGATCGAGTATTTCTCACCTCACCCCCCACCTCACCACCACCAGGTTTCGACTACGCTCGTTGCGAACAACCTCCACCGTCTCATTCCCACCCTCAAGATCTTGCAGACGATCAACGTGAATTTTTAACTTTACTCGATTCTAAAATCGCTAGTATCGCGCTTCAACGGTGTCCAAATACAGCCATAACCGCAACAAACGGTACCCCAGCTCGCACAGCATGTCCACCACGTCCTGGCGATATAGCCGAGGACTTCTAGAGCTGTTAGAGCCCTTATTAGTGGTAAATTACGGATCGTCGTACGTCACGAACCAATGAGCGTTGTTGAAAGTTCGCTCGCACCGTCAAAGTTTCCGACCCaaccactttcaaaaagttgcaGGCGTTAACGGATGAACAGTTTAGCTGATATATGGAGTTTTTCGAATCGATTCTGACTTCTAAGATCCAGTCATCGAGTACCAAGATCCATTGATATGTTTTCCAGAGCTTTATTCAAGAGTGTGAGCCGTACAGCGGTCTCCAAGAGTGTGATGGCCTCCGCTATCGCACGTCCTATTGCTCAGCCATTGAGACTCACTTCGTTTGGTCAAATTAGAAAGTATTCGTCTGAACACGAGGAAGAaacatttgaagagtttacCGCTAGATTCGAGAAGGAATTCGACGAAGCTTACgatctttttgaagtgCAGAGAGTTTTGAACAACTGTTTCTCCTACGATCTTGTGCCCGCACCTGTTGTGATTGAGAAGGCCTTGAGAGCTGCAA
This genomic interval carries:
- the RCN1 gene encoding Rcn1p (similar to Saccharomyces cerevisiae RCN1 (YKL159C); ancestral locus Anc_5.281) — protein: MAPVTNTIVFTSQSDPVLECLESLQQWLTDNVLCKTTVTAENPIQLIVQRIYPRALVVCPTHQIAEQVYETLNKVPLAKSLAFDYADADYSDSMDRLQVPKRDRVFLTSPPTSPPPGFDYARCEQPPPSHSHPQDLADDQREFLTLLDSKIASIALQRCPNTAITATNGTPARTACPPRPGDIAEDF
- the COX6 gene encoding cytochrome c oxidase subunit VI (similar to Saccharomyces cerevisiae COX6 (YHR051W); ancestral locus Anc_5.280), giving the protein MFSRALFKSVSRTAVSKSVMASAIARPIAQPLRLTSFGQIRKYSSEHEEETFEEFTARFEKEFDEAYDLFEVQRVLNNCFSYDLVPAPVVIEKALRAARRVNDLPTAIRVFEALKYKVENDGQYNAYLDELADVRKELGVPLKEELFDASAEASH